Sequence from the Thermococcus nautili genome:
TCCTTGAGACCGGCGAGGAACTTGGTCTCATGAGGAGAGACGAACTTTGAACCCATAAGGTTTTAAAGACTAACCATAACGGTTGGACGGTGGTAGCTTGGAGGCGAGGGCTTTCATCGAAATAACGAGGCCGCACAACTGCGTCCTGGCTGGGGTAGTCGGCCTGCTGGGTTCGATAGTGGCGGTGGGCCACTTCCCGGAGCCGGTAAAGGCGTTGCTCGTCTTCTTAGTGGTCACTCTCGGTTGCTCCGCCGGCAACACGATAAACGACTACTTTGACTACGAAATAGACAGGATAAACCGGCCCGAGAGGCCCCTGCCGAGGGGTGCGATGAGCAGAAAAACGGCCTTCTGGTACGCGATGGCGCTCTTCGCCATTGGCCTAATCCTCGCCTCCCTGATAAACGTCTACGCCTTCCTGCTTGCTGTTGTCGCCTACACCACGATGTTCCTCTACGCCTGGAAGCTCAAGCCACTCCCCTTCGTCGGCAACCTCGTCGTCGCTGGCCTTACAGGGGCCACACCGCTCTACGGCGCGATAGCGGTCGGGAAGATAGGCCTTGCCGGTTATCTGGCCCTGTGTGCGTTCCTCGTTAACGTCGCGAGGGAGGTAATAAAGGACATAGAGGATGTGGAAGGCGACCTCGCCAAGGGCGCGAGAACTCTCCCGATAGTCATCGGGAAGAAGAAATCCGCCTACGTGGGGGCGTTCTTCGCTGTTCTGACGGTTATCGCGTCCTTCCTGCCGATTAAGGCCGGCGTCGGTCTCAGCTACCTTGCAATGGTTCCCGTCGATGCCATAATCCTATACTCGGCATTCCTAATCCTCCGCTCGCAGGACAGGGAAACCGCCCACCGCTCGCAAAAACTGCTCAAAATAAGCATATTCCTTGCCGTTATGGCCTTCATGATAGCTTCGCTCGTGAGGTGATGGATATGGAGTTTAAGGACGAGATAGTTAAAGAGCTTGAAAACGATGAGCTCTGGACGGTGCTCACCTTCAAGACCCCGCACGGCCCGTCTAAAACGCTAAACGAGCTCGCTAAGGTCGTTGAAGAAGCGGGCTGGAAGGTGACCTTCAAGGCCAACTGGTGGACAGCTGATATACCCTACGGCCTCATAAGGCTCGACCTCCAGAAGGACGGGAGGGAGAAGATTCTCCTCGGGAAGTGGATACTCGGGAAGGACTGCGAGCTGATTAGGGTTGAGAGCCTTGACCTCGAGCGCGGAAAGGACGAGTTCTTCCGCATGGTGGACAGCATAACGTCGACGCTGATACACGACCCCGTGATAAGGACGATGCGCGAGCAGTACTGACGATGGGTTTTTATCCTTGCAACCCTTTATCCCCTTTGGGTGGTCCTGTGGGAATTGACCCGGATTTAGTTCTCCGTCGCCTGGAAGAGCTTGAAGATGCACTCACGGAGCTGGAGGAGATAGCCTTAATGGACTTAGAGAAGTTTTTGAGCGAAAAGTACGTCAAAGACGCCGCAAAATACCGTCTTATAACGGCCATCGAGGCCGCGATTTCGGTCTGCAATCATATCGTTGCCAAACTCGGAAAACCCGCTAATACGTATTCCGAATGCTTTCTCAGGCTTTCTGAGCTGGGTGTAATAAGTGAAGACCTGGCACACAGGCTCTCGATGATGGCAAAGTTCAGGAACATGCTCGTCCATATTTACTGGAGAATACGTGACGAGCGAGTCTATTCGATATTGAGAAACGACATTGGTGACCTCCGTCAGTTTGTGGACGAGGTGCTTGCGTATGTCGAGAGTACATCTAAACAAGGATGAGGTCATCAAAGCCCTCATCGAATTCCTTATGGAGAAGGAGGAGATAATATTCGCCTACCTTCACGGTAGTTTCCTTGAGGGTGAGTTCTATCGGGACATCGACGTTGCCGTGTACGTTGACCCGGAGAAGGTCAAGGACTTTCTCAGCTACGAGCTCAAGCTCGCGGTGGAGCTTGAGTTGCTCCTCAAATACCCGGTTGATGTCAGGGTTTTGAACGACGCACCGCCGGCTTTCAGGTACCGGGTCCTCCACGGAAAGCTACTCTTCACCAGGGACGAGGAGAAATGGCTTGAGTTCTACGACCTGACGGTTAGAGAGTACCTCGACTTCAGGCACTTTGAAAGGGAAATGAGAAGGGAGCTCCTTCACAGGGGCTCGTAGAAGCCTATCTCCGGCTCGTAGATTTCTCCATCGGCTAAGAGCTGGCTTATGGCTTCTTCAATGATTTCCTCGTCGAACTCCTTGGAGAGCTTCTTGACTATGAACTTGTGCGACAGGGCTTTGCCCTTCTCGCGGAGGAGGTTCATGACGGCTTCCTTCGCCTTCTCAAGCTCCGGGCTGACCGGTGTCTCTTCAGTCTCCTCGGTCGTTTCCTCCTCGATTAGCTCTTCCTCAAGGGCCCTCTGCTCAAGCATCATCGTGTACAGCTCGTCTATCGTCTGGAGTAGCTCCTCGTCAACGCCCTTGTTCTTGGCTATGACCTTGGCCTTTGCCGTTATGCCGTAGCGGTCGTAGATTTCGAAGGCTATCTTCGCCTTCTCGGCGTGCTCGACCTTGTCGCGGAGCGTTTCAAAGCGGTGGAGTATCCAGAAGTTCGGGCTCACCTTCGCAACTCCCTCGACGAGTATCTGCTTGTCATCGCGCCATTCAGCAACTTTTCCGATTATCTGGACTATGTCTCCTTTCTTCACGAGCCTTATGAAGCGCGTGTCGTCTCTAAAGCCGAGAACCCAGATGGTTCCGGTTCCGTCGTCAATCTGGAACTTGCCGTAGGTCTCGTCGTCGCTTATCACCGGCTCCCTGACGACCGTAGCGACGACCTTGACGCGGTAGACCTTTCTGGCGTCGCGCGTTATGAGGTAGTTCGGCTCGAAATCACCTTCGCTCCTGACGTAGTAGCCGTCGAGGATGTCTTTGATGTAGACCCTGCTCGCTGGAAGGCGCTTCTTCATAGCTCCTCACCTCCGAAGAAGCTGATGACGTTCTCAACCTTCGGGAGCACTTTCCTCTCGAGCTCCCTTATCTCCTCCAGGGCCTCCAAATCGGCGTCGCTGAAGTCCTGTATGACCTCGCCGAAGATGTGAACGCTCTCCTCGCTCCTTATGACCCTGCCGATGACCCTGACGACCTGGCCGTTCTCGGGGAGGACGTTCTCCTCGCTCTCGACGAGTATAACTCCCGTCCCGTCGTCGAGCCAGAAGGTGTAGTCGAGCTTGTCAACCTTGAAGGCCTTACCGATTAGGGAAACTCTGGTGTCGTCTTCCCTAATCTCGGCAATCTTCCTCTCGACGGCGGGCTTTCTGCGCCTAAACCTCATCTCCTCCATTTCACTCACCACCGAAGGCCCTCAAAACTTCCCTCAGCTCTCTCCTCGCGAGCTCTATCTCGCGCCTCTCATCAACGTCTTCCCATGTTCTGGCCTTGAGGAGCGTTCCGAGGAACTTATCCTCGGTGACGTTGCCCCTGACGATTATCTCCCTGCCGAGGAGCGGGTAGTAGGTCTCCTCCGCGAGCTTTCTGCCGGCTTCCCTCATCGTCAGGCCCTCTTCGATGAGCTTCTTGAGTCTCTCATCTATTTCCTCGGGGTTCTCGCCGAGCAACTCGCTGGCATCGTCGCCGAAGAGCGTGACCCTGATGTAACCTGTTGAGTCGTCCAGGCCAAAGTCGAGGACGACCATCTTCACGGGCTTGACCGGACCGTGCTCCGGGCAGACCCAGCTCTCGCTCGCTGGGTCGTAGTCAACCTTCCTCCTGCACTCCGGGCAGGAATCGTAGGTTATGACGCGGTAAAGCCTCGCTATGGTTCCCCTGAGCTCGACGAAGCGCTCGCTTCCTTCGAGGTCCTTAATCTTCATCCTCCTGTAGTTGTAAGTTCTGACCTCCTCGATGGGCGGTATCTCCTCGACGCGCGGGTCTTCGGGGTCCTTGATGATTCTCGTCCTGTAGTTGGCGTGGAGCTCAACCCCGCGGAGTCCCTCCTTGACGAGGGGGTCTATGACCTTGATGACGTCGCCGGGGCTGAGCTCGTCGTAGTACTTGCTCACGAAGTTGTCCCAGAGGACGAGCCTCGCCTGGCCGGTGGAGTCGTAAATGATGAGGTTGGCAACCCTTCCGGTCGAGCCGTCCCTCTTCTTGTACTCCCTCGGCGGGAACTTCCTGAGAACCCTCGCGACGATGTTGACGTTGCTCATTCCCGGAACGAGGTCGGCTATGTGGAGGAGCTCCTCTCCCTCCTCGAGCTTGACGCCGAGCTCTTCGGCCAGCATTACGGCCGCGGCGTGCTCGGAAATTCCATGGGTTTTAGCCAGCTCGGCAATCCTCTCCTCGATTTCCTCTTTTGAGAGGCCCCGATGCCGGATGATTCGATTGATTATCTGCTCCTTTGTAAGGCCTACCATAGCACTCACCTTGATGGTAATTGGGACTCGGGGTATTTAAACTTTTTGTTCTCCGAACTCCTTTTGGCGAGAAGGGGCATTATTTCTGCGCTATCGAAGAAAAGAGATAACTGGGAGCTCAAGAAGTTCCATCGCTTTCTGAACGGTCTCCCTCAGTTTCGGCACCCTCGTCCCCTGCCTTGCCCTCGAGCTTCGCTATGAGGTCGCTGTACTCCGCGTGGACAACCTTCTTAAAGGCCTCCTTGATTATCGCAGGGTCGTTCTCTGGGAAGCCGTAGAGCTCCGCAAACTTCTGGGTCGTTCCGAGGAGCTTCGTCCTCTCGTAGGGCTCGGCGTAGATTAGACCCATCTCGATGAGCTTCTTTATGTGCTCGTAGGCCTGGCTTCCGCGGAGCTTTATGATTTTGCTCTGCTCTATCGGCTGGAGGTAAGCTATAAGCGCGAGGGTCTTCAGCTCGCCGGTCCTCAGGTCGGGTCTCGGCATGAGGTGGATAACCCTCTGGCTGTACTCCTGCTTGACCTGCATGACGTATTTGTCGCCCAGAACTTTGACGACCTCTATGGCGCTCTTTCTCTCCGCGTACTCAGCCGCTATGAGCTCGATGAGCTTTTCGAGGTAGTCTAGGGATTTTATCCCGAGGGCCTTCGACAGTTCTTTGACGCTGAGCGGTCTTCCCGAAACGAAGAGGGCCGCCTCAACGAGGGCCTTGTCCTCCAGCAGTCCCATGGTTCACACCTGTTGGGTGGTCTCGTTGAGGTTGGTTATTAAACTTCCGTCATTCGCTCGCGAAAATCCTCCTCAGCATGGACAGTTCCTTGGGGTTCCAGGCTCCTTCCTCTATGAAAACGAGGAGGAGAGCTCTGTTCACAAGCGCCATGTCCCGGAGCGTCGCGAGGAACTTGAGAACCGGTTGGAGGCCGTTGTAGGTCACTAGGAACTCCACGCCGTCAATGACAACAACGCCCGTAACGCCCTGAGCAGAGGCCTCGCGTAGGTATCTGCTCACTATCTCGCTAATCCTGGCAAGGTTCGTGGGGTGAATCTTCATCTCACCGCTTACTGCAGTCAGCATGTAGCCGGTCCAAGCTGGATACGGTGCCGGTTCCCTCAGAAACGCAAGGACAGGGTAGTCCTTCAGTCCGTCCACGACGCTACCATAATTCTCACGTGTTAGCAGCTGGACGCCGGGCTTAACTTCAACGGTCGGTTTCCTCCCGATGAACCTCTCCGAGAGCACCATTCTTGCCATTAGATAAGCGGAGAGCAGTGTTAGGAACGCACCTACGGTAAAACCGATTGGCGCAAACCAAGAGACGTCTCTAAGGATTGGGTAGTCCATTTCATGAAGGCCAAAGAGCGCCAAGGCGATTCCAGCCCTTCTTGCCGTGGGGAAGTCGGCCTCGGCTGAGGCTATGGTAACTCCGGCGAGGAAGACGTAAAAGGCCGAAACTCCGTAGGATATCCCCACGCGGGAGTCCCAGCCGCTGCCAAGGAGAAGGCCGTAAACAGTCCCAACGATTGGAGGAAGGGCCCACATCCAGGGGCGTTTAAGTGAAACCTGGCCTTCTTCAATGAGAAAGAGAAGGGAACCGTAAAAGAGCACCGCAGAAAAAAGAGCGTAGAAAATAACCACAAACGTTTCCTGTCCAAGCGCATCCATGAGAACGACTACAGCGGACACCAGCCAAGCGATGCCTAGGTGAAGGGATGAGAACCTCTCCGAAATTCGATACGCCCTCAGCAGGAAAACTGCAACAACAATTTTGGCCGTTAAGCTGAGCATCTGGCCGAGGAGTAGCAAGCTCTCCATTCCAACCACTTACAATCCCTAGCCCAGTTGGGATTATAACCTTTTTCCTCATTGTTACACATTATTGTCCATTGATGTTATGAACACGAATGCTACATGCTTTGGTGTATGTTGTTATGCATTGAGTCCCATGTATAATGACTCCTCAAAACAGGATATGCCGAAAAATTCACCGCAAAATTTATAAACCCGCCACGACAGGTATGAATCGGCACGGCGGCCATAGCGGCGGGGTTACACCCGGTCTCGTTTCGACCCCGGAAGTTAAGCCCGCCTGCGTTCCCGGGTGTACTGCCCTCCGAGAGGGGGCGGGAAACCGGGAACGCCGCCGGCCACTATCAAGCGCCCGGGTGGTGTAGCCCGGCCCATCATACGGGACTGTCACTCCCGTGACCCGGGTTCAAATCCCGGCCCGGGCGCCAAAGAACCTTTTCCCGGAAACGTTTCACCCAAGTGAGCATGCTTTTTTGAAGGACAGTTTTTGAGTGGATTCCTCTGTGAGTTGCTCTTTGGTGGGGGATTCCTCTAAGAACCCCCTCCAAAAGGGTTCGAGTCTTTCACGCCCCTCCAGAGCGTGGGAAAATGGGAAAAAGCTCAGTCCACGAAGGCCAAGCCGTTCCACAGCTCCCTTATCTCGCGCGTCGCGTCGGGGTAGAGCCTCTTGAAGGTTATCCTCCAGTAGCCGTTCCCCAAGTCCTCTATGTCCTCGATGTGGATTTTGAGGCCGAGCCTCTCGAAGTGGTTCACCATTCTGTGGGCGGTGCTCACGTTCTTCACCCTCACCCTGAAGGTCTCCTCAACGTCGTGGCCCTGCGATACTTCTTCGATGCTCTCAACGAGGGGCTTTAGGAGGGCCTCTCCGAGTGCCTTCGCGTAGTTCTCGAAGTCCTCGCCCCTAATCCTCCGCTCGGCTATGTGGAAGGCGAGCCGGCTTATCCTCCCCATGAAGTAGCCGCCGGGCAAGTCGAAGAAAATCCTGGAGCCTATCCTTATGTCGTTGATGTTCGCGTAGGGCGTCACGTACTTCGCTATTCTCTTCATGTCCGGCGTCTTCATGACGACGCCTTCTCGCTTCTCCTCGCTGAGCTTATCAACAAGCTCCCTCAGCTCGTCAATCCTTGACCTATCGTAGAGGCCGAAGACTTCAACCTGCGGAATCCCGTACTCCTCGGCGAGTTTATACCTCTCCTCAGCCGGAATGCTCCTGCCGGTTCCCTTCTCCTGAATGTCGAACAGGAAGAACTGGATATCCTCCTTAACGTAGGGTGGCCCCTCGACGAGATAGGGGCTCTCCGGCCCGGCCATCTCGCCGACGAGGACGAGGTTGGGGTAATCCCTGAAGAACTCCTCGTTGATGAAGTCAAGAATCCTCTCGGTCGTGAAGGGGCAGACGAAACCGCCCCTGGTGAGCGCTAAAATCCTGCCCTTAACTTTGACGACGCGGACGTTGTAGCCGTCAACCTTCTCCTCGACGTAGAAGGGTTTGCCCTTGAATATCCTCTTTACACCGTTCTTGAGCTGGACGATTCGCTTTATGTGCGGAAATCCTAAAACGACCGTCCCGTCCTCAAAAACGGCCGTTCCTCTCCTGAAGCCCCTCGCCGAATCGCGGAAGCGGACGTAGCGAATTCCCTCGAAGGTATCTTCCTCTATCCCTCCTTTCCCCTCGAGTACCTCAAGTCTCCCCTCCGGCAGGCCGAGCTTCAGGAGAAGGTTTCGAAACCCCGAGCTGACCATCCTCTCACCGTAGTACATTGGGCGCTGGGGTTAAATAACGTTGTCATCCCGCCGTGACGTTCAGCTCGACCCATGCACGCCAGCCCTGGTCAGAGACCGCGACGACGTAAAGGTGGAACGTCCCGCTCTTCCGCGGGGTGATGCTCACGCTGATGTTCTCCTCTCCGTTCGGCTGAAGGTAGAACTCCTTGGGCAGGATGCTGACGGCTATCCCTTCCGGCGCGGTGAGATGAGGCTCAAGGGCTATCCACTGAGGAGTGTCCCTGGCAGGTCCCCCGTAGACTATCAGCGAGACCCGGCCGTAGTAGGGGTATTCCTCCCCGTTGATTCTGTAGTGCCCGCCCGCGAGTTCGCCTTTGACCGTGAGCGACTGGCCGACCTTGAGGTGAACGCTGGTGGCGTTCAGGTGAATAAGTTTGGCGTTGAAGTTCCCGAAGCCCGGTGGAACTGGCTGAGTCCGGGGCTGGGAGTTGTACGTCATGGCGTAGCCGAGAACCGACAGCG
This genomic interval carries:
- a CDS encoding geranylgeranylglycerol-phosphate geranylgeranyltransferase translates to MEARAFIEITRPHNCVLAGVVGLLGSIVAVGHFPEPVKALLVFLVVTLGCSAGNTINDYFDYEIDRINRPERPLPRGAMSRKTAFWYAMALFAIGLILASLINVYAFLLAVVAYTTMFLYAWKLKPLPFVGNLVVAGLTGATPLYGAIAVGKIGLAGYLALCAFLVNVAREVIKDIEDVEGDLAKGARTLPIVIGKKKSAYVGAFFAVLTVIASFLPIKAGVGLSYLAMVPVDAIILYSAFLILRSQDRETAHRSQKLLKISIFLAVMAFMIASLVR
- the hepT gene encoding type VII toxin-antitoxin system HepT family RNase toxin produces the protein MGIDPDLVLRRLEELEDALTELEEIALMDLEKFLSEKYVKDAAKYRLITAIEAAISVCNHIVAKLGKPANTYSECFLRLSELGVISEDLAHRLSMMAKFRNMLVHIYWRIRDERVYSILRNDIGDLRQFVDEVLAYVESTSKQG
- the mntA gene encoding type VII toxin-antitoxin system MntA family adenylyltransferase antitoxin, which produces MSRVHLNKDEVIKALIEFLMEKEEIIFAYLHGSFLEGEFYRDIDVAVYVDPEKVKDFLSYELKLAVELELLLKYPVDVRVLNDAPPAFRYRVLHGKLLFTRDEEKWLEFYDLTVREYLDFRHFEREMRRELLHRGS
- a CDS encoding OB-fold nucleic acid binding domain-containing protein; amino-acid sequence: MKKRLPASRVYIKDILDGYYVRSEGDFEPNYLITRDARKVYRVKVVATVVREPVISDDETYGKFQIDDGTGTIWVLGFRDDTRFIRLVKKGDIVQIIGKVAEWRDDKQILVEGVAKVSPNFWILHRFETLRDKVEHAEKAKIAFEIYDRYGITAKAKVIAKNKGVDEELLQTIDELYTMMLEQRALEEELIEEETTEETEETPVSPELEKAKEAVMNLLREKGKALSHKFIVKKLSKEFDEEIIEEAISQLLADGEIYEPEIGFYEPL
- a CDS encoding replication protein RepA, which translates into the protein MEEMRFRRRKPAVERKIAEIREDDTRVSLIGKAFKVDKLDYTFWLDDGTGVILVESEENVLPENGQVVRVIGRVIRSEESVHIFGEVIQDFSDADLEALEEIRELERKVLPKVENVISFFGGEEL
- a CDS encoding OB-fold nucleic acid binding domain-containing protein, whose amino-acid sequence is MVGLTKEQIINRIIRHRGLSKEEIEERIAELAKTHGISEHAAAVMLAEELGVKLEEGEELLHIADLVPGMSNVNIVARVLRKFPPREYKKRDGSTGRVANLIIYDSTGQARLVLWDNFVSKYYDELSPGDVIKVIDPLVKEGLRGVELHANYRTRIIKDPEDPRVEEIPPIEEVRTYNYRRMKIKDLEGSERFVELRGTIARLYRVITYDSCPECRRKVDYDPASESWVCPEHGPVKPVKMVVLDFGLDDSTGYIRVTLFGDDASELLGENPEEIDERLKKLIEEGLTMREAGRKLAEETYYPLLGREIIVRGNVTEDKFLGTLLKARTWEDVDERREIELARRELREVLRAFGGE
- the scpB gene encoding SMC-Scp complex subunit ScpB, coding for MGLLEDKALVEAALFVSGRPLSVKELSKALGIKSLDYLEKLIELIAAEYAERKSAIEVVKVLGDKYVMQVKQEYSQRVIHLMPRPDLRTGELKTLALIAYLQPIEQSKIIKLRGSQAYEHIKKLIEMGLIYAEPYERTKLLGTTQKFAELYGFPENDPAIIKEAFKKVVHAEYSDLIAKLEGKAGDEGAETEGDRSESDGTS
- a CDS encoding DUF835 domain-containing protein, producing MESLLLLGQMLSLTAKIVVAVFLLRAYRISERFSSLHLGIAWLVSAVVVLMDALGQETFVVIFYALFSAVLFYGSLLFLIEEGQVSLKRPWMWALPPIVGTVYGLLLGSGWDSRVGISYGVSAFYVFLAGVTIASAEADFPTARRAGIALALFGLHEMDYPILRDVSWFAPIGFTVGAFLTLLSAYLMARMVLSERFIGRKPTVEVKPGVQLLTRENYGSVVDGLKDYPVLAFLREPAPYPAWTGYMLTAVSGEMKIHPTNLARISEIVSRYLREASAQGVTGVVVIDGVEFLVTYNGLQPVLKFLATLRDMALVNRALLLVFIEEGAWNPKELSMLRRIFASE
- a CDS encoding RNA ligase; this encodes MVSSGFRNLLLKLGLPEGRLEVLEGKGGIEEDTFEGIRYVRFRDSARGFRRGTAVFEDGTVVLGFPHIKRIVQLKNGVKRIFKGKPFYVEEKVDGYNVRVVKVKGRILALTRGGFVCPFTTERILDFINEEFFRDYPNLVLVGEMAGPESPYLVEGPPYVKEDIQFFLFDIQEKGTGRSIPAEERYKLAEEYGIPQVEVFGLYDRSRIDELRELVDKLSEEKREGVVMKTPDMKRIAKYVTPYANINDIRIGSRIFFDLPGGYFMGRISRLAFHIAERRIRGEDFENYAKALGEALLKPLVESIEEVSQGHDVEETFRVRVKNVSTAHRMVNHFERLGLKIHIEDIEDLGNGYWRITFKRLYPDATREIRELWNGLAFVD